The DNA segment ATTCGTGGCCAATTCAATAGGGTAATATTCTCCTTCAATTCCACCCACTATGGTTTTCATGTCTTGAGAATTTTCTGCCCTAATAAAATCACTGACATGAAATACGGCACTATCATTCGATTGTACGGTAGTTTCACTTAAAATCGCCTCAATGGATTTAGTTTCTCCTCCTAAAATGACGGGTACAAAACTTTGATTGTCAACAATCGATAGTATTTGGCGTTCATTAAAAGCACTTTTTAGGGCATCAAAAACGGCGTTGGAAGTCACGCCATACGTCATCATTTTTTCTTGGTTGGCAACTAAATTGATGTGCTCTTGCCAGGCTATGGGTTTTAATTTTATATCGCCCACATTGCGTTGCACCTGATTCCAAACTTTTTTCAAATGTTCATTTTGCGCACTTCCTAAATTTTCCACGTTCCGCAATCGAGCGACCAATTGAGCTTGTTCATCAGAGAAAATCATGTTGAACACATTGTCAACTTCGCCATAGGAAACAATTGCTTCCGTATAATGTTTACGAATAAACAAGGCGATGTTTTTTTGAATTTTCTCCAGTTTTTCTGGCGAATCACAACTAATATAAATGGCACTTTCCGAAGCCAAAGACTCCGATTCTTTGTCCAATATAAATTGCTGGGTTCCCACTAGGGCGGTATAATTCAATAAATCTTTTTTGACAGGTTTTAAAAGTCCCAATACCCTACTTTTGTTTTCTTCTACGTTGATTTGCTTGTTCCAATCAATCTTCAACAACGTTTCGGTTTTGGTCAAATAGGGCATTTGTGTTTTGGGAAGGATTTGAAACAAACCTAAACCTACCAGCAGCAAAAGGATACAAATTCCCCAAGAAAGCCCTTGATTTCTCATTACAAAACGAAATCCTTTTTCATACAATTCAGCATAGTCCAAAGTATTCGTTTTCTCAAGGAAACGATCTATTTTATTCTTTTTTCCGGTATCTTTCAGATGAAAAAGGCGATACAACAATGGAACCAAAGTAACCGAAACCAACAAGGAAACGAACAAGCCAATAGTAATTGCCATCGCTTGATCATAAAACAAAGCACCCGAAATACCACTTAAAAAAGATAAAGGCAGAAATACGGAACAGGTAGTCAATACCGAAGAAAACAAAGGTTTTACCACTTCATTTGCACCTTTGACACAAGCAGTGGTCAGGCTGTGTTTTTGTTCTCGGTATTGAATAATGTTTTCTATAACAATAATGGAATTGTCAATCATAAGACCTATTCCCAAGATTAAACCCGAAAGTGAAATGATATTGATGGAAATGCCAAAAACATAAAAAAACATCAAACTGACAATAAGCGAAACTGGAATGGAAACCCCTATTAGCAATGGCGACTTGACGTCTTTTAAAAACAAGAACATAATGCTGAATGCCAGCAATATTCCCCACACTAGATCTTGTTTTACGTTGCTGATGGCAACATCCAGTAATTTAGTTTGATCACGGGTTATGGAGAAATCTATGTTGGGATAATCCCTGTTCATCTGGTTGACAAGTTTATTCAAGGATGTTTTTAGATTTTCCATTCTGGCACCACTTTGCTGAATGATGGC comes from the Flavobacterium limnophilum genome and includes:
- a CDS encoding efflux RND transporter permease subunit, producing MIKFLIHKPIAVLMTTLCLLILGLYAFGFIPVSLMPDIDIPEITVQIEAENMSARQVEDAIVKNIRSTLMQVSHLKDIKSESSNGSGLIRLSFEQGTKIDYSFIEVNEKIDRAMGSLPRTIKRPKVIKANVTDIPVFYLSLTLKDKGENKNLVSNDGLNAISQEFVDFSRFANQVVRKRIEQVDEVAMVDVSGLVSPEILIVPEMEKLNGLGISLNELEAAIKTYDIEVGSLLIKDSQYQYNVRLGSNLYTIREIENIYIKKNDRLYQLKELAQVIEHPQTRTGLVLSDDKEAVTMAIIQQSGARMENLKTSLNKLVNQMNRDYPNIDFSITRDQTKLLDVAISNVKQDLVWGILLAFSIMFLFLKDVKSPLLIGVSIPVSLIVSLMFFYVFGISINIISLSGLILGIGLMIDNSIIVIENIIQYREQKHSLTTACVKGANEVVKPLFSSVLTTCSVFLPLSFLSGISGALFYDQAMAITIGLFVSLLVSVTLVPLLYRLFHLKDTGKKNKIDRFLEKTNTLDYAELYEKGFRFVMRNQGLSWGICILLLLVGLGLFQILPKTQMPYLTKTETLLKIDWNKQINVEENKSRVLGLLKPVKKDLLNYTALVGTQQFILDKESESLASESAIYISCDSPEKLEKIQKNIALFIRKHYTEAIVSYGEVDNVFNMIFSDEQAQLVARLRNVENLGSAQNEHLKKVWNQVQRNVGDIKLKPIAWQEHINLVANQEKMMTYGVTSNAVFDALKSAFNERQILSIVDNQSFVPVILGGETKSIEAILSETTVQSNDSAVFHVSDFIRAENSQDMKTIVGGIEGEYYPIELATNDDTVENTIETVKKVVYDNKLYNVSFAGSFFSNQELMGELIMVLFISLILLYFILASQFESLVLPLIILIEIPLDLAGAFLFLKIFGMSINLMSMIGIVVMSGIVINDSILKIDTIIQLQRQGYSILRALLFAGQRRLKPILMTSLATILAVVPLLFSGGLGAELQAPLATVLTGGMILGTVISLFFTPLCYYYFAKRIENKAKNKQRQNEAKKVVSLQQ